A segment of the Salmo trutta chromosome 3, fSalTru1.1, whole genome shotgun sequence genome:
gtttgtccccctgtgtgctgagggtgtcaggttcttgtccagttctggcatttaggtcaccactgactagtacatgtccctgggcctggaaatgattgatttccccctccaggatggagaagctgtcttcattatagtatggggattctagtggggggatataggtaggatggagaagctgtcttcattaaagtatggggattctagtggggggatataggtaggatggagaagctgtcttcattatagtatggggattctagttgggggatataggtaggatggagaagctgtcttcattatagtatggggattctagtggggggatataggtaggatggagaagctgtcttcattaaagtatggggattctagtggggggatataggtaggatggagaagctgtcttcattatagtatggggattctagtgggggggtataggtaggatggagaagctgtcttcattatagtatggggattctagtggggggatataggtaggatggaggagctgtcttcattaaagtatggggattctagtgggggaatataggtaggatggagaagctgtcttcattaaagtatggggattctagtggggggatataggtaggatggagaagctgtcttcattatagtatggggattctagtggggggatataggtaggatggagaagctgtcttcattatagtatggggattctagttggggggatataggtagcacacaggagaacatttttctctgttgagatcatttccttttgaatttcttgccaaatgtaaaatgttcctgttttgattaatttaacagtggattaggtctgctctataccaaatttgCATACTCATTGGCATACCCCCTGAgtaccttccctgtttcacacctggtagtttggtggatgggactaccagctctctgtaacctagaggacaaccagtgggtccgtctcctctataccacctggtagtgtggtggatgggactaccagctctctgtaacctagagggcaaccagtgggtccatctcctctataccacctggtagtgtggtggatggggctaccagctctctgtaacctagagggtaaccagtgggtccatctcctctataccacctggtagtttggtggatgggactaccagctctctgtaacctagagggcaaccagtgggtccatctcctctataccacctggtagtgtggtggatggggctaccagctctctgtaacctagagggcaaccagtgggtccatctcctctaaaccatgtttcttgtaggatggcAATACCTGTATTTCTGATatctttgatgaagtccaggttccttcTCTTTAGTCCAAAGGCAAATGACCTCAGGCCTtagatattccaggatgagatagtgaaggctttgtttccataaagtgtccaatgttgttagtcgtgtggtttggcctcagaccagtaagtgtgagcagagcctgctgagcatctggtacatgccattggtttgggctagtgtaagagtgggggttggaccagtttgcctgctcacggcctgggtgtatgtgtgacttccatgttgaagcctggtagtgtggtggatggataatttaatagagtgagttaggtctgatttatataccaaattagcatatcCATTAGCGTACCCCCTGACTATAGCATACCCATTAGCGTACCCCTGACTATAGCATATCCATTTGCGCACCCCCTGACTATAGCATATCCATTAGCGTACCCCCTGAACTATAGCATATCCATTAGCGTACCCCCTGAACTATAGCATATCCATTAGCGTACCCCCTGAACTATAGCATATCCATACCCGGCTGGTACCCAACAGAAATGATCTGAccaccgttctctctctctcctccagtggtGGGTCTTGATATCCAGGACGAGATGGGTCGCCATGAGGTGGGACACATAGACAACTCCATGAAGGTTCCTCTCAACCACGGATATGGCTGTCGCTTCGAGGGAGAGTTCACTATTAACAAAGTAACCTCTGACCCCCACTACACTGacctctgaccccccccccccccccactgtctctgtctgtgtggtgatattgtctctgtctgtgtggtgatattgtctctgtctgtgtggtgatattgtctctgtctgtgtggtgaTATTGTCTGTGTGGTGATATTGTCTGTGTGGTGATATTGTCTGTGTGGTGATATTGTCTGTGTGGTGATATTGTCTGTGTGGTAATATTGTCTGTGTGGTGATATTGTCTGTGTGGTGATATTGTCTGTGTGGTGATATTGTCTGTGTGGTGATATTGTCTCTGTCTGTGCGGTGATATTGTCTCTGTCTGTGCGGTGATATTGTCTCTCTGTGCGGTGATATTGTCTCTCTGTGCGGTGATATTGTCTCTCTGTGCGGTGATATTGTCTCTCTGTGCGGTGATATTGTCTCTGTCTGTGCGGTGAtattgtctctgtctctttgcggtgatattgtctctgtctctgtgcggtgatattgtctctgtctctgtgcggtgatattgtctctgtctctttgcggtgatattgtctctgtctctttgcggtgatattgtctctgtctctgtgcggtgatattgtctctgtctctgtgcggtgatattgtctctgtctctgtgcggtgatattgtctctgtctctgtgcggtgatattgtctctgtctctgtgcggtgatattgtctctgtctctgtgcggtgatattgtctctgtctctgtgcggtgatattgtctctgtctctgtgtggtgatATCGTCTCTGTGTGGTGATATCTGTGTGGTCTCCCTCCAGGTGCCAGGTAACTTCCACGTGTCGACCCACAGCGCCACAGCCCAGCCCCAGAGCCCTGACATGACACACCTCATACACAAGCTGGCCTTCGGGGAGAAACTACAGGTCAGGACAGTTCTATAGACACCCTCTCTATCTGAAACTACAGGTCTATAGACGCCCTCTCTATCTGAAACTACAGGTCCATAGACACCCTCTCTATCTGAAACTACAGGTCTATAGACGCCCTCTCTATCTGAAACTACAGGTCTATAGACGCCCTCTCTATCTGAAACTACAGGTCTATAGACGCCCTCTCTCTATCTGAAACTACAGGTCTATAGACGCCCCCTCTCTATCTGAAACTACAGGTCTATAGACGCCCCCTCTCTATCTGAAACTACAGGTCTATAGACGCCCCCTCTCTATCTGAAACTACAGGTCTATAgacgcccctctctctctgaaacTACAGGTCTATAGACGCCCCCTCTCTATCTGAAACTACAGGTCTATAGACGCCCCCTCTCTATCTGAAACTACAGGTCTATAGACGCCCCCTCTCTATCTGAAACTACAGGTCTATAGACGCCCCCTCTCTATCTGAAACTACAGGTCTATAGACGCCCCCTCTCTATCTGAAACTACAGGTCTATAGACGCCCCCTCTCTATCTGAAACTACAGGTCTATAGACGCCCCCTCTCTATCTGAAACTACAGGTCTATAGACGCCCTCTCTCTTATCCAACATCAACCTGCGTACTGACACATTGTGCAcatgggtacacacacacacaatggagaaGATAATATGTAAGATCCTCCTACATAAatacctgtctgtctcttgtcTTGTCTcgttccgtctgtctgtctcgggtctgtctgtctgtctcgggtctgtctgtctgtctcgggtCTGTCTCGGCTCCTGTCTGTCTgggctcctgtctgtctgtctctgtctgtctgtctgtgtctgtctctctgtctcgtctcgtctctctgtctgtcacgcTACAGGTGCAGAATGTCCAAGGAGCCTTTAATGCGTTGGGAGGAGCTGACAGGCTGAGCTCCAACCGTACGTAGAGATCTGtttatctctgtctgttctcattagaatctctctgtctgtcgccattagaatctctctgtctgtcgtcaTTAGaatctctctgtctgttgccattagaatctctctgtctgttgccattagaatctctctgtctgttgccattagaatctctctgtctgttgccattagaatctctctgtctgtcgccaTTAGAATCTCTGTCTGTCGTCATTagaatctctctgtctgtcgccattagtgtgtgtgtgtgtgtgactagccTGTGTATGAGAAGTGTATGTcactagcctgtgtgtgtgtgtgtgtgtgtgtgtgtgtgtgtgtgtcactagcCTGTgtatgagaggtgtgtgtgactTGTTATAAAAGTTAATTTATGTTCCCTTGCAGCTCTGGCATCTCATGACTACATCCTAAAGATTGTCCCAACAGTCTATGAAGACCTGAGTGGGAAACAGAGGTTCtcctaccagtatactgtagccaacaagGTATGGCCTATAACTCTaccctaccagtatactgtagtcaacaaggtatggactataactctaccagtatactgtagccaacaaggtatggactataactctaccctaccagtatactgtagtcaacaaggtatggactataactctaccagtatactgtagtcaacaaggtatggactataactctaccagtatactgtagtcaacaaggtatggactataactcta
Coding sequences within it:
- the ergic1 gene encoding endoplasmic reticulum-Golgi intermediate compartment protein 1 isoform X2; the encoded protein is MVFDVRRLDIYRKVPKDLTQPTYTGAVVSIICCVFMLFLFLSELKGFIATEIVNELYVDDPDKNSGGKIDVSLNISLPNLHCDLVGLDIQDEMGRHEVGHIDNSMKVPLNHGYGCRFEGEFTINKVPGNFHVSTHSATAQPQSPDMTHLIHKLAFGEKLQVQNVQGAFNALGGADRLSSNPLASHDYILKIVPTVYEDLSGKQRFSYQYTVANKEYVAYNNITYYNQPVNMSSLSLSRPCRST